aacacaagcaaggagacacaaccctgatcagaggctaGTAGTAGgttgtttactactttaactaatgctgtctctgtgctatgatgaggcctaaatcctgactgatacatttcatgaatgttgtccctatgtaagtacgagcatagctgctgtgctacaaccttttctaagatcttggaggtgaaggggagatttgatataggtctatagctggacagttgagaggggtcaaagtcaggttttttaatcaggggtttaatgactgctaatttaagtgatttaggtacatagccagtgctaagggaagaactgattatatttaaaagtggttcaactactccaggacaaatctgtttaaagaaacatgtaggtagaggatctagtatgcaagttgatgatttctctgaagagattaatgaagctagttcggtctctctaagaagagtaaaacattctaaacattgatcagatattgctatattatcgtctatagggttagttataatactgtctagtttgaatttaatagcctgaatttcatcTCTAACATTTacaactttaccaatgaaaaaaaattcatgaactcttcactgctatgtaataaTTGTGTGCCTAtgtctgtggtggttttatccCTATTTAATTTTGCGACCGTTTTGAATAGAAATCTCAAATTGTTATCTTTTAAGGTAGAGAGATAGACTGatctagcatcactaagagattttctatagttcaggaggctctccttccatgctgtttgaaatacaaGACTGGTTCATGTTAGCAGAACTATTGGGGTTGTACCTCCACACAGAATCTTGGCAGTGTAAAAAATTGTTTGCAGTTTTGACTGTGCTCTCTGGAAGTGTGCTCGTTTTAAAGAACACAGAGGACACAAGATTTATTTGTGATAAGCCACAAGACTGGTTCGTGTTAACATAACTCTACAATCTTTTATACatacatctatacacacacacacacacacacaccaccttaaTAAGAAGGTctgtaaatttattaaattcATGTAGCACTTAAtgaacattgtcacaaagctaTGCAAAAAACTGttattttacataaagctgCATGTTTACACACTGATTAAAGGCTAGGGCTAGCTCTCTCTCGATTTAAGTcacaacagcacacacaaatcttgtaataaaaacattttatttcaaaaacaagtcaaacattTTCCTCAACCCCGATCGGACCAAGGGTTACGCATGTTGCCAGCTGGTAACCTAGAAGACAAAAGCAGACAAAAGTTCAGTAGCATACAAAAAGAAAAGGCTGTAAAGAAAACCACGAAGTCTCCTGGAATTTGAAGGTACAAAAACACATGGTTCCAAAGTCCAGACTCCACAGAATATACATAATTCATCCAGTCAAAGCCTTCATGAACCAAGTCATGTGCTGAAACAAGGTGAGCATTACACAAGCCACTGGATCCCTAGGGTTTGTTAATGCTGGATTCATGGTGCCTTGCAAGTCGCAATAACATAATTTCCCACCTCATGGGAATTACTAGACAAATTCACCATGGAGCCAACACAAACGCATGTAGCTCCTAAAAGGCCACTTTTACTGGACCTTcagttacaggcctgagtgTCTGCTGGTACCTTTCTACTTCTATAAACCAATTTGAAAGTATAGAAGCAGTACTTCCCACTGTTCACTGTGAGCGGTCATGTTGATTTGAGGTCACTctaaacagggaaggaacttcTTTGAGAAGTAGCTGAGAAGATGGAAGGGCATTTTTCAGTGGCTTTTATTAGTTGTAGATGGGGAATTACAAATTGAAACTTTGCCTCAAAGACTGCATAAGGATTTCCAGATGCACATTTTCACTGTACCTTTGCCTAATTGATCTGGTCCCTTCCTCAAGCTGCAGTGTCTGTTGCAACAGCTGCACACCTGGTCAGCACCATATGCAGCAGTCCATGCTTTAGTAATCACAGCTCATCTGCACTGTCCCATTTTTGGGTCATCGAAACATACCTATTGTTAGAGAATAAGCAAGCTTTGTGCTCAGCATCAGGAGGGGCAAATGCTGCTGTTGCCATCAAGATGCACGTAATCTGTGACATTTTAATTAAGCTGCAagtatgggatttttttttgcagctcaCAATAAATGTCCTGTGGCAACACAAGACATTTcagttttttatatttcttttttacctCACATCCTCAATCAAGGACTAAAGTTACATTTTAGTTCTCTGTTTGGCAAATTGCTTAGCTAGGTCATGTGACCTAGACAATTAAGAGAATTAAGCACTTGGTCCAATCACATGCAAGGGGCAGTAAAATTCTAATTGCTGTCACCTGTTAGGCAGACCAATTAGTAACTCAACAGGCTCAGAAGAACGTCAGGATGTTAAGAAACGCTTGAATACCTGCCTGCATAAATAGGAGGTGCTCTCCAAGTAGTGGTGTacttgcagttgtttgataagAGCAATGGATTTCAACCAAGTGGGGTTTGGTGTGCAGCTACTGTTATTGGCAGTTGGGTTGTCAGCAGCACAACGGCCAGGATTGATCAATGTTCCTGCTGGGCTTCAACCTAACAAGCCAAGTCATCCTTCACTGCAAGTGAGTGCTGGGTTGCCTTCTCAGTGGACACAAAGTGGTCCCCAGAGTGGAAGTCCTGCAGTAGCCCCACTTGGATTGCACTTTCAAAATCCTTCAGATGCTCAAGACCAGCAAGTAATGCAGAGGCCAGTGAAGAAACTGACTTGGCGTTTTCCAGCAGCACCACAAATCCCAACCCCACCAGCACCAGTGAACTTCATAAGACGGTCTAATGCTGTTCCTACCCAGAGTGTAACAGCAAGGTGCAATGAGACTGCAGTGTATGTAGAGGTGAGAAGAGACCTGTTTGGTACTAGTGCACCCCTCAATATTGCTGCTCTCACTCTGGGAGGCTGTGCTGCCAAAGGGGTGGCTGTTTCTTCTCAAGTCCTTGTGTATGACTCCCCACTGCATAGCTGCAACAGCAAGTTGACTGTAAGTCTTCTATTTTAAATACTTTAGTTTTGCTTTAAGCTCACCATCAGACCTCAATTTACACTTGCATCTCTCATGCAGGTGACTGCAAATGAGCTGGTCTATATCTTCACCCTTGGTATTGCTTCAGCACCTATAAGTAGTGCTCCCATTCTAAGAAGTCCTGGTGCTCTGGCTTTTGTTGAGTGTCACTATAGGAGGTATTGCTCAATTCCACGAAATCTGTTTGGGTTTACTTTGAGGATGTGCTCATTTGTGATTGTCCTGTCTTGAATGCTTTCCAGATTCCACAATGTGAGTAGCAGTGCTCTCCTGCCTGCTTGGATTCCATATGCTTCTGCTCAAGCTGCTGAGGAACGTCTCCTTTTCTCCTTGAGGCTCATGACTGGTTTGTATCATGGTTGAACTGTAGCTTGCTTGTTTGAGGATGAGTTACTAATGAGTCTTCTTGTAGATGACTGGATATTTGAAAGACCTTCGGACTACGTCTTCCAGCTGGGTGAGCTTATAAATATTGAGGCATCGGTGGTGCAGTTCAACCATGTGCCCCTGCGTGTCTTTGTAGACAGCTGTGTGGCCACTGCTGTCCCTGATGTAAATGCAGTCCCCAGATATTCCTTCATTGAGAACCATGGGTGAGTGAGGTTTGTTTGAGCCTTTGTAAACTGTCCTGAACATTCCTAACTGTGTAAATCCTTCCAGGTGCTTGATTGATGCCAAGCTTGCACATTCCAGTTCCCGCTTCATGCCCCAAACTCAGGCGGCTAAACTGGGGTTTCAGCTGGAGGCATTCAAGTTTCAGCATGTGAACAGTAGCTGGGTAGGTGATGACTGTTTGGTCAGGGGTGATGGGCCTGTTTAGCTGTCAGAATGTAACTTGTTCTCCCTTTGTTGCCAGTTCTATATTGCATGCATCTTGAAGGCAACAGCAGCATCTGCCCCTGCTGATGCTGAGCACAAGGCTTGTTCCTTCTCAGGCAACAGGTATGTTGCTATGACCGTGGCAGTGTTGGTTCAGTGCAGCTGAGCTGTGACTAACACTACTGTTTCTTCCTAGATGGACTGCTGCATATGGTGCTGACCAGGTATGCAGTTGTTGCAGCAGTAGCTGTGGTTTGAGGAAGGGTCGTGATCTGTCATCAGAGCAAGGTATTTGGGAGAACCATGTTCATGTAATTTGTCTTGAATTGCTACTACATAACCTATGATTCTGATGGAGTTGTAGCTTTGTAACCTATTCATGCACTTTACCTTTATTTCCAGGCTTGCAGCTGGAGAAAGAAGTGAGCCTTGGCCCGATCATGGTTCTGGAAAATGTCCTCATCTAATGACTgtctaaataaaattttatgacTTGTATGTCTTGTGACACCTTGTTTCTTCTAATATAATTGGGTATGTCTTGTAATGGGCAGTGTGCAAGCAGGGGCTCTGGCAAATAATTGACTGCATAACTAGGAGGGCTAGCCAGACAATAACTGACATTGTGTTATCAAAATGATCCACTTTACCAGAACACTCCATGCATGTAGTCCCTACAAATTTGTGCCTTTACCCAAGAAAAGCTATTAACAAAGCTTAAATAAACCAAGTTGTCTTCAGCCTAGACTGGGACTGTTGGAGTCCTGAGCACTTAATTTGGAGGCTGTTACACCTTCTGGCTCTTGGTGTTGGGGACTGTTTCTAGCTTGGCACTGAATTGTTCAAAGCAGGTGTCCCCAGTTGAATAGACTTGAAGGAATACCACATACTATGCTGGAAGTCATTCTATTTCAAAATTCAACTTTCTTGAACTGGGTAGAGCTCTCCATCAGTCTAAAAGGATGGTCATATTTCTTGCAAGCTTCTAAGTTATGCTTGTAGTCATATAAAGGCATCtgctttagtgactttttttttttttttttcttgtaatctAACCTGCCTGAGATGGCATTAgtctctcttccccccccccccccattggaATTAAGAAATTCCAAATGATCAATCTGCATACTTAAATGTAATTCAATGAACATCCATCAACTGAAGAAGGTCCAGCAATCCCTACAAATTTAGCTTTGGGCAAACTGCACATTTTAAATCCAGTGATGTCTCTTGCTTAAAGAACCTGGTCAGTGGTCAAAGATTTGCTTTCCAGGTGGGCAGATTCAACACTGAAGCACCTTACAACAATTCATGTTGTAACTGACATGATCTTGACCATGA
This genomic interval from Ictalurus furcatus strain D&B chromosome 2, Billie_1.0, whole genome shotgun sequence contains the following:
- the LOC128602850 gene encoding zona pellucida sperm-binding protein 3, which translates into the protein MDFNQVGFGVQLLLLAVGLSAAQRPGLINVPAGLQPNKPSHPSLQVSAGLPSQWTQSGPQSGSPAVAPLGLHFQNPSDAQDQQVMQRPVKKLTWRFPAAPQIPTPPAPVNFIRRSNAVPTQSVTARCNETAVYVEVRRDLFGTSAPLNIAALTLGGCAAKGVAVSSQVLVYDSPLHSCNSKLTVTANELVYIFTLGIASAPISSAPILRSPGALAFVECHYRRFHNVSSSALLPAWIPYASAQAAEERLLFSLRLMTDDWIFERPSDYVFQLGELINIEASVVQFNHVPLRVFVDSCVATAVPDVNAVPRYSFIENHGCLIDAKLAHSSSRFMPQTQAAKLGFQLEAFKFQHVNSSWFYIACILKATAASAPADAEHKACSFSGNRWTAAYGADQVCSCCSSSCGLRKGRDLSSEQGLQLEKEVSLGPIMVLENVLI